Proteins from a genomic interval of Ptychodera flava strain L36383 chromosome 7, AS_Pfla_20210202, whole genome shotgun sequence:
- the LOC139136650 gene encoding bifunctional peptidase and arginyl-hydroxylase JMJD5-like, protein MSGLVVLLLLLQVTSLSCLEDAPTGHHQPLGGHRPPDVHIDDTDTPPDPRTFWEKYVKPGKPLIVREALKHSPAFNLWTTEYLKENYGDLEVRLEGKLDKEYGIKIPIGAKGMGRDTIGNFIDTYQHTNKYIVSQLPEPMYKEVKALPSMQCGTLKKSMVEIDLWMSSGNSRSVLHKDAFNTWNCLLSGTKNWKMVENKYEKLIYKAWESERQIGGYSTINATKVDLLNQPMVRYVRWANLTINAGDCLFLPASYYHQVNSVGDPNIAVAMLFSRLFEFDDTGCDEAELKYTPLNEMEITWNWLGHGNMTMGHTDHTGLRFNLLRTVRHYGKFKLKDMLREMTLFDPAVKADKGIKWFDILDVKHKGFLTEEDVEELDIGTLRKFILTVEEVDPSNVDGLAEYYFIPEGHIELLVNALMRETDTVQERNLLTITWRKWAAVTSKEKRYLTISAKARTTLPPMTSKET, encoded by the exons ATGTCAGGTCTAGTGGTTCTTCTTCTCCTTTTACAAGTGACTTCGCTGAGCTGTTTAGAAGATGCGCCTACGGGACACCATCAGCCCCTCGGAGGACACAGACCCCCCGATGTGCACATTGATGACACGGACACGCCCCCTGACCCCCGCACATTCTGGGAAAAGTATGTTAAACCAGGAAAACCTCTCATCGTCAGAGAAGCCCTGAAGCACAGCCCAGCATTCAATTTGTGGACCACAGAATACCTCAAAGAAAACTACGGCGACCTGGAAGTAAGGCTTGAAGGGAAGTTAGATAAGGAGTACGGAATAAAGATCCCCATAGGAGCCAAGGGAATGGGAAGAGACACCATCGGCAATTTCATTGACACTTATCAACACACAAACAAGTACATAGTATCTCAGCTTCCTGAGCCCATGTACAAAGAAGTCAAAGCACTACCAAGCATGCAGTGTGGAACTTTGAAAAAGAGTATGGTAGAAATTGACCTGTGGATGAGTTCCGGAAACAGCCGGAGCGTCTTGCACAAGGATGCGTTTAACACGTGGAACTGTCTGCTCAGCGGGACAAAAAACTGGAAGATGGTGGAAAACAAATACGAAAAGCTAATTTATAAAGCTTGGGAGTCGGAGAGACAAATCGGTGGCTACTCGACAATCAACGCCACCAAGGTAGACCTTTTGAATCAACCGATGGTCCGCTACGTGAGATGGGCAAACCTGACCATTAATGCAGGAGACTGTCTCTTCTTACCAGCAA GTTACTATCACCAGGTGAACTCCGTTGGTGATCCGAACATAGCTGTCGCCATGCTTTTCTCAAGGCTCTTTGAGTTTGACGACACAGGCTGTGATGAAGCCGAGCTGAAATATACTCCCTTGAATGAGATGGAGATTACTTGGAATTGGTTGGGACATGGTAATATGACAATGGGACACACGGATCACACTGGTCTCAG ATTTAACTTACTTAGGACTGTGAGGCATTATGGGAAATTCAAACTCAAAGACATGCTGAGGGAAATGACGCTATTCGATCCAGCAGTAAAGGCTGATAAAGGAATTAAG TGGTTTGACATTTTAGATGTCAAACATAAAGGCTTTTTGACTGAAGAGGATGTAGAGGAACTGGACATTGGCACTTTGAGGAAATTTATCCTCACCGTTGAAGAAGTTGACCCGTCCAACGTTGATGGTCTGGCTGAGTATTATTTTATCCCTGAGGGACACATAGA ATTGTTGGTTAATGCATTGATGAGAGAGACTGATACTGTACAGGAAAGGAATTTATTGACAATTACATGGAGAAAGTGGGCGGCAGTGACATCAAAGGAAAAGAG